The following is a genomic window from Bacillus sp. FJAT-52991.
GCTTTATACCCACATATGAATGTCATTAATAACATTACGTATGGCTTGAAGGTCCAAAAGGTACCAGCGGATGAAATCAACCGCCGAACAGAAGCCGCATTAGAGATGCTACAGCTCAAAGAATATAAAGACCGCTTACCAAAAGATTTATCTGGAGGCCAAAGACAACGGGTTGCCTTAGCTAGAGCAGTCGTTAAACAAGGAGACTATTTTTTACTAGATGAACCTTTATCTAACTTAGATGCCCAGTTACGAGTTTCCGCACGTAAAGAACTGGTGAAAATTCATGAAACATATAAACAAACACTTGTTTATGTCACCCATGATCAAGTAGAAGCGATGACAGTTGGTGATCGGATCGCTTTAATGTATCAAGGGCGACTGCAAATGGTTGATACACCCGATAACGTGTATCACCGACCGGCTACTATTTTCACAGCAAAGTTTATTGGGTCGCCTCCTATGAATATCCTAGATATGGATATTTATCAAGACAAAGCTACCCTTGCCAATCAAACATTACAATTAAGCTCTGATTGGAGCATTTACATCCAGCAGATTGGTGAAAAAGAGCTCGCATTTGGCATCCGTCCAGAACATATCAACCTGTCTAAAACGCCGGTACAAAACGGATGGAAAGGTCATGTCAAGTATGTAGAAAATCACGGCAATAGTTATGGTATTTATATCGATGTAGAAGGAAATGAACTGATCGCCATGAGCGAATCAAAGAAATGGTGGCCAAATGAACTTGTCTATGTAGAACCACGAATGGAAAAAATCCATATGTTCAATAAACAAACAACAAATTCGATCGGCTACCCTAAATCATTGATTGAGGAGTGAATCATCATGAAAAAAAATATTTGTTACTCGGACTTAGCCCTTTTATCAAACGATCTTTTAGAGAAGACTAATCAATTAATCGAACACGGTGCAAACAAAATCGAATTATTAATGGATGGACCAGAGTGGAATGTAATGGAAGATTCATTCCAAACGCTCGTACCAAAGCTTCAATCACTACCTATTAGTTATACGATCCACCCGCCAGCATGGGACATTAATTTAACAAGTGAAAACCGGGCCACAAGAGAAACGGCTTTCTCCGAATATAAAAAAGCGATTCACTTTGCTGGCCTCATTAAAGCAAGTCATGTCGTGATTCATCCGGGGTTTTGCTTTTCTCCATTGTTTAATAAACAAGTGGCCCAACAACGTGCTGCTGATTATATTAATGAATTATGCCAAATTGCGAAACCATTAAACGTGAAACTGGCGATTGAAAATGTCGGATATAACGGAAGCTCCCTTTTCACCCAAGAGGAATATACGAACTTCTTAGAGACAATCGATGAAACAGCTGGTTTTTTAATTGATACAGGCCATGCTCACTTAAACAACTGGGATATTCCGCGATTGATTAAAGAAACGAAAGACCGACTGCTCGCTTTGCATATTCATGATAATGACGGAATAGGAGACGACCACTTAGCCATTGGTGAAGGTACGATCGAATGGAAAGCTGTCTTTGCAGCTATTAACGACTACGCATCACATTGTGAGTTCATTCTTGAATATGCCTCAAATACACCATTAGAAAAATTACAAGAAGGAAAGACCCTTCTACAGAGTGAGATCCAAAATTAACGACATGGGAGTGTAACATGATACATATTGACGACTTTGAAGCCTATTGTTTTGATTTAGATGGAACGATCTACGTCGGGAAGCAGCTTCTCCCTGGCGTCAAAGAAACCATCAATAGATTAAAAACACATCATAAAAAAATCTTATTTATTACCAATGCCCCTACGCACACAAGAGAAGATTGCCAGCAGCTTCTCTGTTCATTAGGGATCGCAACGGAATTAGAGGAAGTCATAACCGCCTCCTCCCTATCCGCTGTTTACTTTTTAGAACATTCCCCTGATGCCTTCATTTACATCGTTGGGGAACAAGCGATTGCCCAAGAATTCAGTCATTATCCATTAAACGTAACGGAAGATCCATTGCAAGCTACGCATGTTCTTGTTGGATTAGACCGTGCCTTTACATATGACAAACTGAACTTGGCCATGTCAGCCGTACGTAATGGCGCCAAACTAGTTGTAACGAATCCGGATCCAGCTTGTCCCGTTCCCGGCGGTTATATCGCAGACACACTCGCTATTGCAAAAGCCATCGAAGTAGCCGCTGGGCAACACATTGATCAAGTAATTGGCAAACCATCCGCGTATTACATCAATAAAGTCCAAGAAAAATTAAACATCCCAAAGGACAAATGCTTAATTATTGGCGACCGACTAGAAACAGACATCCTCATGGGCAAGAATAACGACATCCGCACCTGCCTCGTATTAACTGGTGCGTCTAGTCAAACAGATATCGAACGAACGAAAATTAAGCCGGATTATATGATAGAGAATTTGGGAGAATTGTTTACCGATACGGAGTGATATTCTAGAAAAAAGCCGTCTATTTAGCTAGCTAAATAGACGGCTTTTAGTTAAAAATTTCAGCTTAATCTCGTTCTTATGATTGAGAGAAATGGCTTTCTAGTTCCTGTACAGTCATGATTTTTGGTTGGATTTCTTGACTCATTTGACAAGCATAGCAAAGCGATAAATACAAGCTGACGTTCATCATTGAAGAGAAAAAACTCCAACTCTCTTCGGCTATTAATTTCGGTTGTCCTGAAGTAGTAAATTCGATGTCAGAGAGCAAGGTATTTTGAAGTCCCATTCCTGTTGCTTTTAAATAAGCTTCTTTTAACGTCCATTGTTTGAAGATAAACGTGTGCTGGTCTTTTAGCGTATGAAGCTTTTGAAAAGCTTTCAGTTCTTGATGGCTTAATATTTCCTTAGCGACATTCACATCTATTTCATGAAATTCTTCAATGTCTACTCCGACAGCTCCATTAGATGTGATAGCACAGGCAACAGTCTTTCCAGAGTGAGAAATACTAATCCCGCCTTTCCAACCTGGCAGTTTAACATATGGTTTACCAGTTGCTTCTCTAAAAATAGGGCTTGAACCTAAATCTTTATTTTCTAGTAAATACTTAATGGCTAACATCCCAAGTAAGGAATTGCTCCGATCCTGTAGGTTGCGATAACGTTGTATATGTTCTCTTTCCTCTAATAATAAATAAGGACTTAGTAAATAAAGCGTCTCTTCTGGTGTATGATTTTTCAGTAAGTAAACCTCTACCATTGATTTCTCCTTTAACAAAAAGAGACTTAGCACTTCACCAAGTGCTAAGTCCTCATAATTAAGGTTTCGGAAAATATCCGATTTGAACAGCATGATCGATCATTTTTCTCATAAACTCTTCATTGGCCACCGGACATTTGACCTTCGTTTTCTGCAATAGCTGAATCGTTTCAGGACAAGTATAACGATAGTTGGAATTTTTCGCTCCGTCCCCTTCAAGCTGAGCAATGGTTAACTGTAACACTTCAGGGTCGATCCCATTATCGCTAAATAACCATTGTTCATATTCCTTTTCGTCTTTCAACTGAATGAGATATCCGCATTTTTCAAGCGTTTCAATCATGTTTGAATAATGAATTTGCTCATGATTACAAATATGCATGAGTCGCCCAGCAGTTTCCGGCATATTAGACAATGAGACGATAGCTGCACTAGCATAATCAATTGGCGTGAAATCAACATACCAATCAACTTTTGGAGCTGTTTTTAAAGCAAGCATCGTTTTCATCATTCGGTAATAAGCATTGCTATCAATATTTTTCTGGAACCTGCCATTTTCCGAGTGGCACGTTAAATTGCCTGCTCGATAAATAGAAATAGGTATTCCTTCTTCTTGAGCCGCTTTGAGTAAAATCTTTTCAGAATCAAACTTACTATTCACATACACATTATCTAAGGAAATATTATGAAGTTCATCTATCCCTTTACTCGCATCCCATTTTCCTTCAGCAGCTAGGTCTTCAGGTATCCCTAACGTCGAAATAAAATGAAAGCGCAATCCAGATTTTTTGCGAGCAAATGCGAGCAATGCTTCCGTACTTTGCTTATTAACCTTGGAAAAATGATCGGATTCTCCATAATGACGAACGTCGGCCCCACAATGAATAATGGTATCAATTTGTCCTTCCAAATACTCACAATCCACAGAAGACAGACCGAGATTCGCTTCTGCTAAATCTCCTGTCAGCACAGTCAGTCGCTCTAACATTTTTTCTGAAATCTGGTGATCAAAATAGTGAGCTAACATATTCAACAATCGTTCTCTTGCTTGATCGGCAGAGGCGCCTCTCACTAAACAATAAACGTTAGCTTCTGTCGTCACCAGCAACTGCTGTAAAATATGAGAACCTAAATAGCCGGTGGCTCCTGTTAATAATACATTTTGCTGTTTCAACAGTGAGGCTGTATCAAACGAGCCAAATATAGCAGGCTGCTCTGGAAGATCAATGACTTCACTGTTTGCTTCTCGTTTTTCGTTCTCAACTGTTTCTTGACTTAATTCCAATGCACGAACAGCCAGCTGAGCGATAGTTGGATATAAGAAAAAGTCATTGATTTTCAGTTGTGGATAATTCGGTTTTAATAACACTAATGTTTCAATAATTTTAAGAGAATGCCCACCGATTTCAAAGAAATTATCATGAATGTCAATTTCGTCTAATTTCAGCGTCGTCTTCCAAGCTTCTGCTACAAGCTTTTCCGTGTCTGTTTGCGGTACATGCTTCACCTCGGACATCACCGTTTTTTCAATTTCATAGTTAGCTAGCGCCCGAAGATCGATTTTTCCTGTTGGTGAAACCGGCATGATCATCACATGCTGAATATGGGCAGGAATCATATATTTTGGCAGTTTACCTGAAAGAAAATCGCGCAATTCCAGCGCAGTCAATTCTTCCCCTGTGACACTTGTATAAAATGCCACAAGCATATTCAAGCCCTCTTCATCCGGCTTAACAATTACCGCCACATCCTTTAAGCTCTCGTGCTTAGATAATGCCTCTTCCACTTCACCAATTTCAATGCGATGTCCGCGAATTTTCACTTGAGAATCTTTGCGGCTTACGTACTCTAATTCTCCAGTCGGCAATAAACGAACAATATCTCCAGAGCGATAAAGAGTCGAACTAAGCCCATCCTCAAAATGATTCGGAACAAAAGCGGCAGCTGTTTTTTCCGCTTGTCGAAGGTACCCTTTAGCTACACCAACCGTACTGATCAAAAGTTCTCCTGGTACACCAAGCGGACATAGTTGATGATGATCATTCACAACATAAAGGGCGTAATTGTCTACCGGATGACCGATTGGCACAGTTGGTGTGGCTGGCATTTGTTTATGTACTTTATAAAAAGTTGCTGCTACCGTACACTCCGTTGGTCCATACAAATTGTAAATATTGATATGAGAACCAAACTTCTTCTCAAATGATGTCACATAATCCCTTTTTAAAGCCTCTCCACCTATGGCGATTTGGCGTATGCGCTTGAAATTCGCAATATACTCTTGCGGTAGCTTGTTAATTAATTCATTGAAAAAGATCGTTGGCAAGATGGCAATGGATGTAATCTCTTCTCTCTCAATCGCTTTTGCAAAAGCTACAACAGACATTCTTTCTTCATCAGAAAGTAAGTAAAGGCAAGCGCCATTAAATAACGCATTAAACGTATCGTATACAGAGGCGTCAAAGCTATACGGAGCAAATTGGCATAAAGCATCCTGTTCGGTAAATTTCATTTCTTTTGTCGACCAATCAATTAAATTGACCACACCTCGATGGCCAATGAGCGCTCCTTTTGGCTGACCTGTAGAACCGGAAGTATAAATCATATAAGCAAGCTGATCCGGGTCCACATGTACTTCTACTGCCTCACGTGAACACGATTGGCTGTCTTCTTCAGTAAACACCTTCAATGTCTCTCGATTCACAGATAGCTGTTCGAACAGAGGTAAGCAAGAAGAATGAACAATCGCAAAATCTGCTGCTGTATCCTTTAAAATATATTGGTTTCTTTCAGCAGGATGATCCGGATCTAGAGGAACATAGGCCCCGCCTGCCTTCAACACTCCTAATAAAGTAATAATCGTATCTAAACTACGGCGCATAAAAATAGGAACGAGCCCCTCTTTTTCCAAACCGTTTTCCAGTAGCAAATGAGCTACTTGATTCGAACGTTCATCTAGCTCACGATAGGTTAATCGGCACTGTTCAGTAGATATCGCTATTCTTTCTGGATGCTTTTGCACAGCCGATTGGAACCTTTCATGAATCGCCTTCATCTGCCGATTTGTACTTACTGGCCGCTGGAGACGGCGATACATTTCTTTTTCTTCCTCAGAAATAATTTCTATTGCATCTATCCGTACAGAAGAAGGTGAATCGGATAGTGTAGCATCAATTATTTTGCTCAAATATAAACCATATCTATCAACCGTATCTTTTGACAGTCGATCCGCATCATAATTCATCTTTAGCTCAAGACAATCAGCAGACATATTCATTTCTACATCTAAATATGTATCATATGAATGACTATTTGATCCAAAAGAAAATGCCGTATAGAACGGTTGGTCTTCTACAATCAGTTCATTCCATTTATAATCACCAAAAGCCACTGCTCTTTCTAATTTTTGATGAATTTGTCTTAAGAGATCAAGAAATGTGTCACAGTTTTCAAAAGAAACTCTCACAGGAACTGTTTGATTCTCACCAGTTGTTACCCCAACGATCAGATCCTTTTCATTCGTTAGTCGATATAACAATAAAAAGTACGTGGAGACAAAAAACACAGGTACATTCGTTTGAATATCCTTTGCCCAGTTGATAACATATGTTTCTGTTAACCCTGTGAGGGAAAAAGAAACCGTGTCCACCTGCTCTTTTTCGCTCCCTTTCTTGGATAACCCAAGTGGAAGATTTAATACAGGAAGTGGTTGCTGTAATTCCTTTTCCCAATATTTCTTAGCTTCTGATGATAACGTGAGTAATGTTTGAGACATGAACGTCCTCTCCTTTGCTAAAGTTTGAAAATAGAAATCGAATCACGCAATTTTTGAAACAGCGACTTCATTTCTTCCGCATCTGCTGCAATCATTCTCATATTTTTATTTTGTTGTTGAGTCATATGATTGATATCGTGAGCTGTTTCCGTATTTTGTTCCGCTGTGCTGCTTAGCTGTTCAACAATGGCTGCGACCTCTTCTGATTCTGCAGCAATCTGCTGAGTAGCTGCAGAAATCTCTTGAATTTGTCCGCCCATTCCGTTGATATCTCCTAAGAACTGAGCAAACACTTTGCGGATCTCTTCACTTGTTATCACACTTGAAGATACAGCATTCACTCCATCAGAAATAGAAGAAACAGCTGTTTCTACCTCTATTTGAATAATAGAAATTAATTCTTTAATTTGTTCCGCTGACTCTTTTGATTGCTCTGCCAGCTTACGTACTTCATCCGCCACTACAGCAAATCCACGCCCATGTTCTCCAGCTCTTGCTGCCTCGATTGCTGCATTTAAAGCTAACAAGTTCGTTTGATTAGCAATCTCTGTAATCAAGACAACGATGTCCGAAATTTCATTTGATTTTTCACTCAGCTTATGAAGAGCTTGTGAAGAATCCCCTACATGAACTTCCACCGATTTCAGTTGGGCGATACTTTCTTGGACGATTTCATTTCCTTTTTTCGAACGTTCTTCCATTGCATCTGATTTATTTCGAACTTCTGATGAGTAATCTGCGATCGTTGTAATACCAGAGACAATCTCATTTAAGGACGTCGCACTTTCCCCAGTAGCTGTCTCCTGAGTCTTCATTCGTTCAGAAATATTATCTATGTGGTTGGCAATGACATCATGATTTTTACTGCCTTCTGTAACAGCCGTCAAAAGCTTTCCAGAGTATTCGTTATTTCTTTCGTATGCTTCATGGATGGAACTTACAATGACATGCATATTTTTGACCATTTGATTAAATTTCTTATTAATTCCACCGATTTCATCTTCACTTTCTTTTAACTCGATATCAAACCGGCCTGCACTAAAACTTTCAATCCCCTCTCCAAGTTCTCGCAAGGGCAAAATCGTTTTGCGAACAATAAAATATTGTAAAGTAATTACAATAACGAGAATAACTAACAAAGCCAATGAGCTATATAAGAGTAGAGCTTGTTTTCCCTTTGCTACCATACTTGCATCAATATCAAGTGCATAATAAGCAATGATTTCTCCTTGGGCATTCTTATATGGTTTTAGCACAGACACCCACGTGCCATAATCATCTTGATATACTTTTGAATAAGTGGTCTCACCTGTAGAAACCATCTCCGCCACACTATCAGCAATAAATTGTGGCTGTTCATACATATCTCCTAATTTCATACC
Proteins encoded in this region:
- a CDS encoding ABC transporter ATP-binding protein, producing MKEIRFENVCKSYGKIEVVKDLNLTIKEGERLILLGPSGCGKSTTLRMIAGLEDVTSGSLYMDNQKVNDLPSGKRNVAMVFQNYALYPHMNVINNITYGLKVQKVPADEINRRTEAALEMLQLKEYKDRLPKDLSGGQRQRVALARAVVKQGDYFLLDEPLSNLDAQLRVSARKELVKIHETYKQTLVYVTHDQVEAMTVGDRIALMYQGRLQMVDTPDNVYHRPATIFTAKFIGSPPMNILDMDIYQDKATLANQTLQLSSDWSIYIQQIGEKELAFGIRPEHINLSKTPVQNGWKGHVKYVENHGNSYGIYIDVEGNELIAMSESKKWWPNELVYVEPRMEKIHMFNKQTTNSIGYPKSLIEE
- a CDS encoding sugar phosphate isomerase/epimerase produces the protein MKKNICYSDLALLSNDLLEKTNQLIEHGANKIELLMDGPEWNVMEDSFQTLVPKLQSLPISYTIHPPAWDINLTSENRATRETAFSEYKKAIHFAGLIKASHVVIHPGFCFSPLFNKQVAQQRAADYINELCQIAKPLNVKLAIENVGYNGSSLFTQEEYTNFLETIDETAGFLIDTGHAHLNNWDIPRLIKETKDRLLALHIHDNDGIGDDHLAIGEGTIEWKAVFAAINDYASHCEFILEYASNTPLEKLQEGKTLLQSEIQN
- a CDS encoding HAD-IIA family hydrolase; the protein is MIHIDDFEAYCFDLDGTIYVGKQLLPGVKETINRLKTHHKKILFITNAPTHTREDCQQLLCSLGIATELEEVITASSLSAVYFLEHSPDAFIYIVGEQAIAQEFSHYPLNVTEDPLQATHVLVGLDRAFTYDKLNLAMSAVRNGAKLVVTNPDPACPVPGGYIADTLAIAKAIEVAAGQHIDQVIGKPSAYYINKVQEKLNIPKDKCLIIGDRLETDILMGKNNDIRTCLVLTGASSQTDIERTKIKPDYMIENLGELFTDTE
- a CDS encoding 4'-phosphopantetheinyl transferase family protein, which gives rise to MVEVYLLKNHTPEETLYLLSPYLLLEEREHIQRYRNLQDRSNSLLGMLAIKYLLENKDLGSSPIFREATGKPYVKLPGWKGGISISHSGKTVACAITSNGAVGVDIEEFHEIDVNVAKEILSHQELKAFQKLHTLKDQHTFIFKQWTLKEAYLKATGMGLQNTLLSDIEFTTSGQPKLIAEESWSFFSSMMNVSLYLSLCYACQMSQEIQPKIMTVQELESHFSQS
- a CDS encoding amino acid adenylation domain-containing protein, with product MSQTLLTLSSEAKKYWEKELQQPLPVLNLPLGLSKKGSEKEQVDTVSFSLTGLTETYVINWAKDIQTNVPVFFVSTYFLLLYRLTNEKDLIVGVTTGENQTVPVRVSFENCDTFLDLLRQIHQKLERAVAFGDYKWNELIVEDQPFYTAFSFGSNSHSYDTYLDVEMNMSADCLELKMNYDADRLSKDTVDRYGLYLSKIIDATLSDSPSSVRIDAIEIISEEEKEMYRRLQRPVSTNRQMKAIHERFQSAVQKHPERIAISTEQCRLTYRELDERSNQVAHLLLENGLEKEGLVPIFMRRSLDTIITLLGVLKAGGAYVPLDPDHPAERNQYILKDTAADFAIVHSSCLPLFEQLSVNRETLKVFTEEDSQSCSREAVEVHVDPDQLAYMIYTSGSTGQPKGALIGHRGVVNLIDWSTKEMKFTEQDALCQFAPYSFDASVYDTFNALFNGACLYLLSDEERMSVVAFAKAIEREEITSIAILPTIFFNELINKLPQEYIANFKRIRQIAIGGEALKRDYVTSFEKKFGSHINIYNLYGPTECTVAATFYKVHKQMPATPTVPIGHPVDNYALYVVNDHHQLCPLGVPGELLISTVGVAKGYLRQAEKTAAAFVPNHFEDGLSSTLYRSGDIVRLLPTGELEYVSRKDSQVKIRGHRIEIGEVEEALSKHESLKDVAVIVKPDEEGLNMLVAFYTSVTGEELTALELRDFLSGKLPKYMIPAHIQHVMIMPVSPTGKIDLRALANYEIEKTVMSEVKHVPQTDTEKLVAEAWKTTLKLDEIDIHDNFFEIGGHSLKIIETLVLLKPNYPQLKINDFFLYPTIAQLAVRALELSQETVENEKREANSEVIDLPEQPAIFGSFDTASLLKQQNVLLTGATGYLGSHILQQLLVTTEANVYCLVRGASADQARERLLNMLAHYFDHQISEKMLERLTVLTGDLAEANLGLSSVDCEYLEGQIDTIIHCGADVRHYGESDHFSKVNKQSTEALLAFARKKSGLRFHFISTLGIPEDLAAEGKWDASKGIDELHNISLDNVYVNSKFDSEKILLKAAQEEGIPISIYRAGNLTCHSENGRFQKNIDSNAYYRMMKTMLALKTAPKVDWYVDFTPIDYASAAIVSLSNMPETAGRLMHICNHEQIHYSNMIETLEKCGYLIQLKDEKEYEQWLFSDNGIDPEVLQLTIAQLEGDGAKNSNYRYTCPETIQLLQKTKVKCPVANEEFMRKMIDHAVQIGYFPKP
- a CDS encoding methyl-accepting chemotaxis protein, with the protein product MESTSAKLSDEEVSAAKEDLDPNSDLHKKLRRYFDQVSESNPQIAQAYIYGTELEDGNKTSIVSMPTHVLEMFEEAGMKLGDMYEQPQFIADSVAEMVSTGETTYSKVYQDDYGTWVSVLKPYKNAQGEIIAYYALDIDASMVAKGKQALLLYSSLALLVILVIVITLQYFIVRKTILPLRELGEGIESFSAGRFDIELKESEDEIGGINKKFNQMVKNMHVIVSSIHEAYERNNEYSGKLLTAVTEGSKNHDVIANHIDNISERMKTQETATGESATSLNEIVSGITTIADYSSEVRNKSDAMEERSKKGNEIVQESIAQLKSVEVHVGDSSQALHKLSEKSNEISDIVVLITEIANQTNLLALNAAIEAARAGEHGRGFAVVADEVRKLAEQSKESAEQIKELISIIQIEVETAVSSISDGVNAVSSSVITSEEIRKVFAQFLGDINGMGGQIQEISAATQQIAAESEEVAAIVEQLSSTAEQNTETAHDINHMTQQQNKNMRMIAADAEEMKSLFQKLRDSISIFKL